The proteins below come from a single Ailuropoda melanoleuca isolate Jingjing chromosome 1, ASM200744v2, whole genome shotgun sequence genomic window:
- the TAS2R39 gene encoding LOW QUALITY PROTEIN: taste receptor type 2 member 39 (The sequence of the model RefSeq protein was modified relative to this genomic sequence to represent the inferred CDS: substituted 1 base at 1 genomic stop codon) — MALNAMLVVYKQRHFPADTKEGXQLKMTETCNPPENELSPFHILSILTIIGTECIVGIVANGFIMAINAAEWIKNKAVSTSGRILFFLSVSRIALQSFMMLEITFSSTFPRFYNEDLIDEMFKVSFMFLNHCSLWFATWLSFFYFVKIADFSHPLFLKLKWRISRWMPQLLWLSVFISLGYSGLFSKDIYTVYCNNSSIPSSNSTKKKYFPETNMVNLALLYNLGIFIPLTMFIFAATLLIISLKRHTLHMESNATGSRDPSMEAHMGAIKATSYFLILYIFNAVALFLYMSNIFDVNSSWNILCRFIMAAYPAGHSILLIQDNPGLRRAWKRLQPQVHLYLKEQTP; from the exons ATGGCTCTCAATGCCATGTTAGTGGTTTATAAACaa AGACATTTTCCTGCAGACACCAAAGAGGGGTAACAACTCAAGATGACTGAAACCTGCAATCCCCCAGAAAATGAATTGTCACCATTTCACATCCTCTCGATTTTAACAATTATAGGCACTGAATGCATCGTTGGTATCGTTGCAAATGGGTTCATTATGGCAATAAATGcagctgaatggattaaaaataaggCAGTTTCCACAAGTGGCAGAATCCTGTTTTTCTTGAGCGTATCCAGGATAGCTCTCCAAAGCTTCATGATGCTAGAGATTACCTTCAGCTCAACATTCCCACGTTTTTATAATGAAGATCTTATAGATGAGATGTTCAAAGTAAGTTTCATGTTCTTAAATCATTGTAGCCTCTGGTTTGCTACCTGGCTCAGTTTCTTCTACTTTGTGAAGATTGCTGatttctcccacccccttttCCTCAAGCTGAAGTGGAGAATTTCCAGATGGATGCCCCAGCTTCTGTGGCTTTCAGTGTTTATTTCTTTGGGCTACAGTGGGCTCTTCTCTAAAGACATCTACACTGTGTATTGTAACAATTCTTCTATCCCCTCCTCCAACTCCACTAAGAAAAAATACTTCCCTGAGACCAATATGGTCAACCTGGCTCTTCTCTATAACCTGGGGATCTTCATTCCTCTGACCATGTTCATCTTTGCAGCCACCCTGCTGATTATCTCTCTCAAGAGACACACCCTACACATGGAAAGCAATGCCACTGGCTCCAGGGACCCCAGCATGGAGGCTCACATGGGGGCCATCAAAGCTACCAGCTACTTTCTCAttctctacattttcaatgcAGTTGCTCTATTTCTCTATATGTCCAACATCTTTGATGTCAACAGCTCCTGGAATATTTTGTGCAGATTCATCATGGCTGCCTACCCTGCTGGACACTCCATTCTGCTGATTCAGGACAACCCTGGGTTGAGAAGAGCTTGGAAGCGGCTTCAGCCTCAAGTTCATCTTTACCTAAAAGAACAGACTCCATGA